The region ATCGGCCTGGTGCTGCTGCACCGCCTGGACATCACCTATGCGCAGACGCCACGGCTCAAGATCGCCGAGGCGGCGAGCGGGCAACTGGTGTGGACGGTGATCGGGGTGGCGGTCTGCATCGTCATCCTGCTGGTGCTGCGCGATCACCGCATTCTGCAGCGCTACATCTACCTGACGATGGTGGTCGCGCTGGTGCTGCTGATGGCCCCGGCCTTCTTCGGTGCCGACATGTACGGCGCCAAGCGCTGGATCCTGCTCGGGCCGCTGTCGCTGCAGCCCGGCGAGTTCGTGAAGATCATGATCTCGGTGTTCTTCGCGGGCTACCTCACTGTCAACCGCGATGCGCTGGCGCTGGCCGGCCGCCGCGTCCTGGGCGTCCAACTGCCCCCGGGCCGACAGCTCGCACCGATCTTCACCATCTGGGTGATCAGCCTGCTGGTGCTGATCTTCGAACGGGACCTCGGCACCTCGCTGATCTTCTTCGGCGTCTTCGTGATCATGCTGTACATGGCCACCAACCGCACCAGCTGGGTGGTGTGCGGCCTGCTGATGGCCGTCGTCGGCGCGGCCGTCGTCGGCTCCCTGGAACCACACGTCCACGGCCGGGTCACCGCCTGGCTGGACCCGATGCGGGCCTTCACCAAGGAGGGCGTGGCCGACGGCATGTCCGACCAGCTGGGCCAGGCGCTCTTCAGCTTCGGCAGCGGCGGCATCTCCGGCACCGGCCTGGGCCAGGGCCACCCCGAACTGATCGGCTTCGCCGGCAACAGCGACTTCATCCTCACCACCGTCGGCGAGGAACTGGGCCTGGCCGGGGTGATGGTCGTGCTCATGCTGTACGTACTGCTCGCCCAGCGCGGACTGCGGGTGGCGCTGACCGCCCGCGACCCGTTCGGCAAACTGCTCGCGGTCGGGCTCGCCGGAGCGCTCCTGCTACAGGTCTTCGTCGTCGCCGGCGGCGTCACCGGCCTGATCCCGCTCACCGGCAAGGCCCTGCCGTTCCTCGCCAAGGGAGGCTCGTCGCTCGTCGCGAACTGGGTCATGGTGGCGCTGCTGCTGCGAATCAGCGACCACGCGCAGCGTCGGCGTGAGCCGGCTTAGTCTTCCCACGTTCCGCTGCGCTTTGCCGCGCCTCGTTTTCGGCCTTCCCGCCGTGGGGGTGTCTCGCCGTTGCGCCTGCGGCGGGCCCGTCCGCTGCGCTTTGCCCGTCCCGACGTGGAGGATTGTCGCCGTTGCGCCTGCGGCGGGCGGGGCCGCTGCGCGGGGCTGTCGGGGTGCGGTGACGGGCCTGCGCGGGTGGGGGTGTCCGGACTGCTTCGCTTTACGTCCGGACACCCCCACCCGCGCAGGCCCGTCCCCTCCCGTGGGTGGGAGGGAAAAACGGTGGTGGGAGTGCACGCAGGTGGTCCGGTGCACCTCGTGATCACACAGAAACAAGTCCCCCCGGTACGACCGGCAAGGGCCAGAACGGCCACAGCGACGGCCCGCCCCCACCGGCCTTCACTCACTCCACACACGGGAGGGGACGGGCCGGAGGGGCAGGGGTGTGGGACGTAAAGCGAAGCAGTCCCACACCCCTGCCCCGCAGGCCCGTCACCGCACCCACAGCCCCGCGCAGCGGACCCCGCCCGCCGCAGGCGCAACGGCGAGCAAGCCCCACGGCGGGACAGCCGACAACGTGGGAAGCCGCCACCAGGCGCAACACCCACGGCGGAAAAGACAAAAACGTGGGGAGACAATGACACCGTGAACGACCTCGACACCTTCTCCGACCTGCTGGCCCCGGAGGGCCAGGCCCTGCTGGACGAGTTGCGGGACCACGACCCGTCGGACGAGCTGGCGGCAGCCACCCGGCTGCGCCGCGATCACCCCGCGGCGCTGGTGTCGGCCGCGCTGAGCCAGGCCCAGCTGCGGCAGCGCGCGGCGGCGAAGTTCGGCGCGGAGGCGGGGCGGATGTACTTCACCCCGAACGGCGTCGAGCAGTCCACCCGCGCCGCGGTCGCCGCCCACCGCGCCGCCCGGCTCGCCGCGCTGGGCGTCCGTACGCTGGCCGACCTCTGTTGCGGCATCGGCGGCGACGCACTCGCGCTGGCCCGGGCCGGGATCCGGGTACTGGCCGTCGACCGGGACCCGCTGGCCTGCGCCGCGGCCCGGGCCAACGCCGAGGGGCTGGGGCTCGCGGAGCTGATCGAGGTGCGCTGCGCGGACGTGACGGAGGTGGACACCGCCGGATATGACGCGGTGTTCGTCGATCCGGCGCGGCGCGGCAAGGCGACGACGAAGGGGGCGGCGCGCGGTGGCCGGGCGACGGGTGGGCGCATCTTCGATCCCGAGGCGTACTCGCCGCCGCTGTCCTGGGCCGTCGAGGCGGCCCGTACCGCGCCGTGCGCGGCGCTGAAGATCGCGCCGGGGGTGCCGCACGAGGCGCTGCCCGAGGACGCCGAGACGGAGTGGATCTCGGACGGGGGCGACGTCAAGGAGGCCGTGGTGTGGTTCGGCGCGGCCCGGGACGGGGCGGCCCGCCCCACGCCCGGCGGCCGCCGCGCCACGCTGCTGCCGGCCGGGGACTCCCTGCTCGGCGCCGGGCTGCCGGACCCCGAGCCGGGGCCGGTCGGGGACTGGCTGTACGAGCCGGACGGGGCGGTGATCCGTGCCCATCTCGTCGCGGACGTCGCCCGGCAGATCGACGGCCGGCTGATCGATCCGACGATCGCGTACCTCACCGCGGACCGGCTGACCGAGACGCCGTACGCGACCGCCTACGCGATCACCGATGTGCTGCCGTTCCACGTCAAGAAGCTCAAGGCGCTGCTGCGGGAGCGCGAGGTCGGCATCGCGGTGATCAAGAAGCGCGGCTCGGCGGTGGAGCCGGAGGAGCTGCGGAAGAAGCTGAAGCTCGGCGGCGGCCGCAAGTCCTGCACGATCTTCCTGACCCGGGTCGACGGCGCCCCCACGATGCTGCTCGGGCACCCCGCGGCGGACGTGTCCTGACCGGCCCTCACGCCAGGTCGGTGAGGTCCTCGGCGTAGACCTGGGAGAGCGGCTGCGGGCCGATGTACTGCTGGCAGGTGCACTGGCCCGCCTCGTACTGCACCGGCTTGCGGTCGGCGTCCCAGGCGACCGCGACCTCCACCAGCTCATGACACTTGCCCTTTTTGTCATGCTTGGCGAGGTGGTGGGTGCAGCCGCACACCGGCTGCGGCTGCTGCTGCGCCGCGGCCAGCTCCTGCCGTTCCTGACGGGCGGTCTCCAGCCGCTCCATCTTGCGCTCGTGGCGCGTACGCAGCGCCGTACGGGCGGTGTCGGCGACCTTCGCGAAGCCACCCGCCATGAAGAAGATGAAGACCCACCAGAACCAGTCCACAGCCTGCCGCCTCCCCACGTGCGCGCCCGGTGCTGCCTGCCAGGGTAAGACCTCCGGCCGGAGCTCGGGCCGGAGGTGGCGCGAGGACTCGCAGAACGACAAAACGAGCCCTCGCCCGGCCTCGGGGGTACGGCCTCAGGAGTAGAGGTTGTGCTTGCTCGTCTCGTGGACGTGGTCGTGGTGGTGATGCGGGGCGGGCTGCTCCTCGCCGGTCTCGCCGGGCACATGCGGTTCGGTGACCGGCAGGGACGAGTCGGCGGAGAGGTCCCAGGCGGAGGCCGACCGGCCCCGTGCCACCATCTCCGCGCCCAGGGCGGCGACCATCGCGCCGTTGTCGGTGCACAGCTTGGGCCGCGGCACCCGCAGGGTGATCCCGGCGTCCTCGCAGCGGCGTGCGGCCATCGCCCGCAGCCGGGAGTTGGCCGCGACCCCGCCGCCGATCATCAGGTGGTCCACGCCGTTGTCCTTGCAGGCCCGCACGGCCTTACGGGTCAGCACGTCCACCACGGCCTCCTGGAAGGACGCCGAGACGTCCGCCACCGGCACCTCCTCGCCGGCCGCCCGCTTGGCCTCGATCCAGCGGGCCACCGCCGTCTTCAGACCGGAGAAGGAGAAGTCGTAGACCGGGTCGCGGGGGCCGGTCAGCCCGCGCGGGAAGCGGATCGCGTCGGGGTTGCCCTCGCGTGCGTAGCGGTCGATGACCGGGCCGCCCGGGAAGCCGAGGTTCAGCACCCGCGCGATCTTGTCGAAGGCCTCGCCGGCCGCGTCGTCGATCGTCGAGCCCAGGGGGCGGACGTCGGAGGTGATGTCGGGCGCGAGCAGCAGGGAGGAGTGGCCGCCGGAGACCAGCAGGGCCATCGTCGGCTCCGGCAGCGGGCCGTGCTCCAGCTGGTCGACGCAGATGTGCGAGGCGAGGTGGTTGACGCCGTAGAGCGGCTTGCCGAGGGCGTAGGCGTACGCCTTGGCGGCCGAGACGCCGACCAGCAGGGCACCGGCCAGGCCCGGACCCGCGGTGACCGCGATCCCGTCCAGGTCGCTCGCCGCGACGCCGGCGTCCTTCAGCGCGCGCTGGATGGTGGGGACCATCGCCTCCAGGTGGGCGCGCGAGGCCACCTCCGGCACCACGCCGCCGAAGCGGGCGTGCTCGTCGACGCTGGAGGCGACCGCGTCGGCGAGGAGGGTGTGGCCGCGGACGATGCCGACACCGGTCTCGTCGCAGGAGGTCTCGATGCCGAGGACGAGCGGTCCGCCGCGTGAGTCAGCCATGAGTCTCAAGTTCCTTGTACGGAGGGTGCTTCGGAGGAGGTCTGGGTGGTGCGGCGCATGACGAGGGCGTCGACGTTGCCGGGCTGGTAGTAGCCGCGGCGGAAACCGATCGGTTCGAAGCCGAAGCGCTCGTAGAGGCGTTGGGCGCGTACGTTGTCGACCCGTACCTCCAGCAGCACCTCGTGGCATTCGAAGTCCGTCGCGGCACCGAGGAGTTCGGTCAGCAGCCGGGCGCCGAGGCCGGTGCCCCACATCTCGCGGGCGGTGGCGATGGTCTGGATGTCGCCGGTGCCGTCGACGGCGGCCAGCCCGCCGTAGCCGACGAGCCGGCTGCCCCGGTGCGGTGGGGCCTCCAGTTCGGCGACGAGGTAGCGGCGGGTGGCGTACGGGCCGCGCGCATGGGCCAGCTCGGACCAGAACATGCCCGGCGACCAGGCGTCCTCGGGGAACAGTTCCCGCTCCAGCTCCAGCACCGGCGCTATGTCCCACCAGCGCATCTCGCGCAGCGAGGCGTCGAGCCGGGGTGCCCCGTCGCGCGGCGGGGCCGCCGCGGGGCGCTGGTCGGGCGACGGGCGGGTGGTCACCGGGGAGTGACCACCTTGTAATTGGCGGGCACCTGGGCGTCCGGGCGGCGCAGGTACAGCGGCTGCGGAGGAGGCAGCTCCTCACCGGCGGCCAGCTTCTCGGCGGCCAGCGCGGCCAGCGCCCCGGCGGACTGGTGCTCGGGGGCCTCCCGCCGCAGGCCGGTGAAGACCGTGTCGTAGAGCACGGCGCCGGCACCCACCGCGGGGACGCCGGCCACCTGGTCGGCGAGGTCCGCGGGACGGTCGACTGCGGGCTCGGTCAGGCGGGTACGGGCATCCCCGTAGCGCGCCCAGTAGACCTCCTTGCGGCGGGCGTCGGTGGCCACGACGAAGGGCTCGGTGAGCCCGGAGGCGTAGGCCAGGCCGTCCAGGGTGCACAGGCCGTGGACGGGCACGCCGAGCACCGCCCCGAAGGTCGCGGCGGTCACCAGGCCCACCCGCAGACCGGTGTACGGTCCCGGGCCCACGCCGACCACGACGTCGCTGACGGCGTCGAGTTTCTGTCCGGCCTCGGCCAGCACCCGGTCGACGGCGGGCAGCAGCAGCTCGCCGTGGCGGCGCGCGTCCACCTGGCGGGACTCGGCGAGGACCCGGGCGCCGTCGTGGAGCGCGACGGTGACGGCGGGGGTGGCGGTGTCAAGAGCTAGCAGCAGCACGTCCTTAAGACTACGGCTCGGCCGGTGGTACCTGTCGCGGTGCTACCGTCGCCCCGTAGCCCAGCAGCAAGCAGCCCGGCATTCCAAGGCCCGGGGCTCCCCGCCGGCGGCAGGGAGAGGGAGGAAAGGTGGCACAGCGGTGCCCGCTAAGAGCAGCACGATCGTCACCGCGCTGACCACGGCCGCCGTGGTCGTGGTCGGTGTGCTCGGCTACCAGGCCGCGGCGTCCGCTCCGGACACCCTCACCCAGACCCGCAAGGCCGGCCACCACAGCGCGTCCAAGAGCCGCCCGGAACGGAGCGGCAAGAAGGACAAGGCCCCCGCTCCGGCCGCGGTCCCCGATGCCTCCGGCAAGGGCCGCCGGATCGTGTACTCGCTGGACGCCAAGCGGGTCTGGCTGGTCGGCGGGGACGACAAGGCGCTGCGGACGTTCAAGGTCGCGCCGAGCGCGGTGAGCCCGTCGCTGGGCGCGTACGCGGTCGGCTCGCGGTCGGTGAGCGTCACGGGCTCGGACGGCATCGCGATCGAGCACGTGGTGCGGTTCGCCTCCGTGGAGGGCGTCACCGTCGGCTTCAGCGCGGCCGTCGACGGCTCCATGCCCGAGCCGGGCTCGGCGAAGAGGACCGGCGGCATCCGTGAGTCGCGGGACGACGGCAAGGCGATGTGGGACTTCGCCCTGCACGGCACCAAGGTCGTCGTGGTCTCCTGACCGCACGGCGCCCGGCCGGTCCGCCCTTCGCCCTTACGGGCTACGCCGCGTCGCGCCCTCCGGTGGACGCGGCCACGGAACCGGCCGTGTTCTCCCCGTTCCCCCCGTCCTCCGCTCCGGGCGCCGCATTCGGCTTGTCCTGACGGGCTTCCCCGGCGGCGTCGGGGGGTGTGGAGACGGCGCTGGCCGCGGCGCAGGCCGCGAGCAGTTCGTTCATGGACGGCGTCTCGGGCGCCTCGTGATCGGCGCGCCCGGCCGCCGCGAAGGGGGCACTCCCGCGCCCTTCAGGCGTGGGGGAGGGCTGATGGGCCGACATGGACGCCTCCCGGGGCTCCTGGGACGAGCGACAGAAGCTAGGGTCACTACTTAGGCAGCCCTAACTGGGGTCTCCACCCATGTCACCATGCCCGGCACCAGGTATGCAACATCTTACCGACGGCTTGTCGGAAACTACCGGACGGTCGGCGGGCCCGACGACGGGACCGGAGGCGGGCCGGACCGCCCCCACCTCGGGCGCCGGTGCCCGCTACGTCAGCAGGTCTCCAGCGCGGGCAGGCCGGCGTCCGCCCAGCGCGCGCCGAGGCCGGTGACCGTCACCTCGCGCACATCGTCCACGTCGTCCTCGGGGTGCCCGCCCGCACCGCCGGGCGCGTCCGCGCCCACCGCGCGTCCGATGACCACGTGCAGCCGGTCCTCGGACAGCTCCTCGACCTTGCCGTCGCCCCACTCCACGACCACCACCGACTCCGGCAGCGAGACATCGAGGTCCAGGTCCTCCATCTCGTCCAGCCCGCCGCCGAGCCGGTACGCGTCGACATGCACCAGCGCGGGGCCGCCGGTCAGGGAGGGGTGCACCCGGGCGATGACGAAGGTGGGCGAGGTCACGGCGCCGCGCACGCCCAGCCCCTCCCCCAGGCCGCGGGTCAGCGTCGTCTTGCCGGCGCCCAGCTCACCGGTGAGCAGCACCAGGTCGCCGGGGCGCAGCAGCGGGGCCAGCCGACGGCCCAACTCCTGCATCTGATCGGGGGACTTGACGGTTACGTGCGCAATCGCTCCGGTGGTGCTCATGCCGCAAATGGTACGTCCCGCCCGGCGTGCCCCCGCCGCCCCTCGAAGACGGACCTCGGACGGCGCCACGGCGCGGCCGGGCACCGGCCCGCTGCCCGGCCGGGGCCCTCGGCGAGGCCCGCCGCACCCGGCGGACCTGCCGCGACGGCCTGCCGGACCGCGGCCCGGCAGGCCCCGGGCGGCTCAGGCGCGGGCGTGCCGCGAGCTGCGGGCCGCCACGCTCGCCCGCTCCACCAGCGACACCAGATGTTCATTGACCAGCTCGGGCCGCTCCAGCATCACCAGATGCCCGGCACCGGGGACACACACCAGGTCCGCATGGGGCAGCACCTCGGCGATCGTCCGGCTGTGGTCGGCGGGAGTGATCAGATCGCTCTCCCCGGCGAGCACCAGCGCGGGCACCGCGTCGTACGCCACCAGCGCCTCGGTCTTGTCGTGCACCGCGAACGCCGGGAAGAACTCGGCGACCACATCGATCGGGGTCGCCTCGATCAGCCGCTCGCCGAACCGGGCGATCCCCGGGTCCACGTTCTCCGGCGTCCCGAACGAGTACCGCTTGATCAGCCCCGCGAAGAGGTCGGCGGTGGCCCGCCGACCGCGCTCGACGATCTCGCGCTGCCAGCCCAGCGCCTTCAGCACGCCCGGCGCGAGCCAGTGGAAGGCCTTGACGCCCATGGACGGCAGCCCGAAGCCGACCTCGCTGAGCCGGCCGGCGGAGGTGCCGATCAGGGCCACCCCGACCACCCGCTCCGCGACGTACTCGGGGAACTGGTCGGCCAGCGCCATCACGGTCATCCCGCCCATGGAGTGCCCGACCAGCACGATCGGCCCCTCGGGCACCGCGGCGTCCAGCACCGTCTTCAGGTCCCGGCCCAGCAGGTCGATGGTGACCGGTTCCGTACCGTCGATCTGGCCGTGGCCGCGCGAGGAGCGGCCGTGGCTGCGCTGGTCCCAGTGGACGGTGCGCACCGTGCCGCGCAGCGCGGAGCGCTGGAAGTGCCAGGAGTCCTGGCTCAGGCAGTAGCCGTGGCTGAAGACGACCGTGGGGGCCGCCGAACGCCGTCCCAGCGCCGCCGTCAGCCGCTTGCGCAGTCCGCCCTGGGCCTCCTGCGCGGCGCGGGCCTCCTTGCCGCGGACCGGCTTGGCGGACCGGTCGTTCTTGCCGTGTTTGCCGTGCTTGCCGTTCACCGCGGACTTGGCCGCCCCGTCGGCCTTCTCCGGCGGGCCCGGCTCGTCGACCTCGTAGTACAGCTCGGTGCCGTCCTCGGCGATCGCGGCACCCGGGGTGCCGCGCAGCGTGCCGTACGGACCGGCGGCGTCCAGGGCGAGCCGGGCGCGGCGCCGCATGCCGCGGCCGACCGTCATCCGCTCTATCGCCACACCGGCCGCGGCACCCGCCGCGACCACGCCGATCGCGGCACCGGCGACACCGGCGTGCCGGCCGGCCCGTGCCCAGTTGCCGGCCACCTCGGCGGCCGTCTCGACCGCCTGCGCGGCGGCCTCCTGTCCCTCGGTCATGCCGTACCCCCCGTGAGCGCGCTGTCTCCTTCGGCTTCGCTCCCTGTGCCGCTGTCCACATAGACGCGCGGCACCCGGGATCCGATCCGGGTGACGATCTCATAGCCGATGGTTCCGGCCACCCGGGCCCAGTCCTCCGCGGTCGGCTCGCCGCGGTCCCCGGGGCCGAACAGCACCGCCGGATCGCCCGGCTCGGCGCTGTCGCCGTCCAGATCGACCACGAACTGGTCCATCGCGATCCGCCCGGCGACCGTCCGCAGCCGGCCGGCGACCAGCACGGGGCCGACGCCGGAGGCGTGCCGCGGGATGCCGTCGGCGTAGCCGAGCGGGACCAGCGCCAGGGTGGTCTCGCCGGGCGTCGTGTACTGGTGCCCGTACGAGACGCCATGGCCGCCCGGGACGCGCTTGACCGACGCGAGCGAGGCCTCCAGCGTCATCGCCGGCCGCAGCCCGAGCTCCTGGGAGGTGCCGAGTTCGGGACTGGGCGAGATCCCGTAGATGCCGATGCCGGTGCGGACCAGGTCGAAGTGCGCCTCGGGCAGCGTCAGCAGCGCCGGGGTGTTGGCGATGTGCCGCACCTCGGGGCGCAGTCCGGCCGTCTCGGCGGTCTTCAGCACGTCGTGGAAGACGTCCAGCTGGGCGGCGATCGAGGGGTGGCCGGGCTCGTCGGCGCAGGCGAAGTGCGACCAGACCCCGGTGACGGTCAGCGTGCCCTCGGCCTCGGCGGCGCGGGCCGCCGCAGTCAGTTCCGGCCAGTCGGCGGGCGGGCAGCCGTTGCGGCCGAGACCGGTGTCGGCCTTGAGCTGGACGCGGGCGGTGCGGCCGCAGGCCCGCGCCGCCGCGACGACCTCGTGCAGCGCCCACATGCCGCTCACCGAGACGTCGATGTCCTCCTCGACCGCCCGCTGCCAGGGGCCGCCGGGCGTCCACAGCCAGCACATCAGCCGCCCGGTGTCACCGGCCTCCCGCAGCGCGAACGCCTCCTCGGGCAGGGCCGTGCCCAGCCAGCCCGCACCGGCCTCACGGGCGGCGCGCGCGCAGCGCACCGCCCCGTGGCCGTAGCCGTCGGACTTGACCACGGCCATCAGCTCTGCCCGGGGTGCACGGGCCCGCAGCGCACGGACGTTCGACCGCACGGCGGCGACGTCGATGGCGGCACGGGCACGCTTCACTGTCTCGTTCATCCCCCTCAGTGTCGCAGGCGCCGTTGCGACACCCCGGGGGACGGGCGGGGAAACCGTGCTCACACGCTGGGTTTCCGCCCCCAGACGTACACGACGTCCTGCTTCTTCAGCAGTTCCCACAGCTTCTGCGCATCCCCCCACGTGAGGTTGATGCAGCCGTGCGAGCCGGGTCCTTGGTAGATGTCGTCGTAGACGGCGTGGAGTGCCTCCCCGCGGTCGAAGAACTGCGCGAACGGCATGGACGTGTGGTAAAGGTTGGAAATGTGGTGTCTGTGCCGCAGGTAGATCCGGTACGTACCGGTCCGGGTCTCCATCGTCGGCGCACCGGAGCGCATCACCACCGGGTCGAAGATCACCCGCCCGTCCTGCTGCACCCACAGCAGCTGCCGGGTCAGGTCGGCGCACACGGTCCGCTCGGGACGGTCGGGACAGTGACCGGCCCGGTTCGGGTCCTTCTTGGCCCGCATCAGCCGCACCATCGCCCCCGTGACCGGCCCCGCGAATCCGGACGCCGGCGCGATGCGGTGCGCCTGCTGGAACCGCCGGATCGCCCGGCAGTCCCCCGTACTCTGCCGCCCGTCCACCTCCCGCCCCAGGTAGCGCTCCGCCTGCCGCTGGTAGGGCCCGGTGGACCGGCTGCACGCCACCGGCCCGGGGCTGTGGCGCACCGCCTCGGACCGCGGCACGTACTCGGTGTGCCGCTGCTGCCCGCGCGCCGGTGCCCGGCCGGGTGTCTCCTGCTCCGCCGCGCGCAGAGCGCGCGAGAGCCCAGGAACCAGGTCGGCGTCCGGGTACGAGACGGGCTCGGGGACCGCGCGCGAGACGGGCGACGGTGCCGCGGCCACCGCGGGCGGCCCGGCGACGACGAGCAGCGAGGCGCAGACCAGCAGCGCCGGAAGAGTACGTTTCATGCCCTCACGCATGCCGTGACCGCGCGGCCGCACCGCCCGCCGGACGCGAGGTTCGCCCTGGTGCCCGCCCCATTCCCCCGCGGGGCGTAACGCCGGCCCGCCGCCTTCTGTCAGTCCGTCACATCGCGCCAGGCCGCGGCCAGATGGCCCGCCACCTCCGAGGCCAGGATCGGTGCGCCGGCCGGTCCGGCCGCCCGGCGGGCCGCCAGCCCGTGCAGGTAGGCACCGACCGATCCCGCGTCCCGCGCGGTGAGTCCCGCGGCGAGCAACGACCCCGTCACCCCCGACAGCACGTCCCCGCTCCCGGCCGTCGCCAGCCAGCCGGTCCCCGTGGGGTTGACCCGCACCGGCCCGTCCGCCGCCGCGACCAGCGTCGTCGAGCCCTTGAGCAGCACCGTGGCGCCGTACCGCGCCGCCAACTCCCGTACGCAGGCCAGCCGTGCCGCCTCGACCTCCTCGCGCCCGCGTCCCAGCAGCGCGGCGGCCTCCCCCGCATGCGGCGTCAGCAACGTCTCGGCCGTACGCCGCCGGACCCGCTCCGGCGTCAGGAACCGCAGCCCGTCCGCGTCCACCAGCACCGGGACCTCTGCCGCCAGCACGTCCTCCAGCGCGTCCGATTCCTCGCCGAGGCCGGGACCGATGACCCACGACTGCACCCGGCCCGCCTTGTCCGGCGGCCCGGCGTGCACCAGCGTCTCCGGGAAGTGCGCGAGCACCGCCTCGGCGGCCGGTCCGACATAGCGCACGGCCCCGGCGCCGCCGCGCAGCGCACCCGCCACCGCGAGCACCGCCGCGCCCGGGTACCGCGCGGACCCGGCGACCACCCCGACCACACCGCGCCGGTACTTGTCGCTCTCGGGCGCCGGACGCGGCAGCAGATCCGCCACGTCCGCATGCTGCAACGCCTCCGCGTCGGCCTCCTGCGGCAGCGGGAGGCCGATGTCCACCAGCCGCAGCGCCCCCGCCCGGTCCCGCGCCGGATCGATCAGCAGCCCCGGCTTGTACGCGCCGAACGTCACCGTCGCATCGGCCCGTACGGCGTCCCCGTTCACCTCACCGGAGTCCGCGTCCACACCGCTGGGCAGGTCGACGGCGAGCACCGGCGCCGACTCCCGTGCCGTACGCGCCAGTTGCGCGGCCTCCGGGCGCAGCCCGCCCCGTCCCCCGATCCCGACGATCCCGTCCACGACCAGATGGGCCCGCGCGAGGTCCGCCCGCGGATCGGCCGAAACGCGCCCCCCGGCCGCCCGCAACGCGGCCAGCCCGCCCTGGTGCGCCCGTTCGGGCGAGAGCAGCACCGCCGCCACCCCGGCCCCGCGCCGCGCCAGCCGGGCCCCGGCGTACAGCGCGTCCCCGCCGTTGTCGCCGCTGCCCACCAGCAGCACCACCCGGGACCCGTACACCCGCCCCAGCAAGTCCGCGCAGGCGACGGCCAGTCCGGCCGCCGCCCGCTGCATCAGGGCCCCTTCGGGCAACCGGGCCATGAGCTCTCGCTCCGCGGCCCGCACGGTCTCCACGCTGTAGGCAGTCCTCATACGGACAAGTCTCGCCCCTCGCCCACGGGGTGCGGCGGATTTCCCCTCCCCACGACGACGGCGCCCGCCCGCCGGCGAGCGGGGGGGCGCCGTATGCGGCCTCACGCCTCGGCGATCACCACGGCGGAGGCGACCCCCGCGTCATGGCTCAGCGACACGTGCCACGTGCGGACCCCGAGCTCCTTCGCGCGCGCCTCGACGGTGCCCCGCACCCGCAGCCGCGGCTGCCCGCTGTCCTCGACGTACACCTCGGCATCGGTCCAGTGCAGCCCGCTCGGCGCCCCGAGCGCCTTGGCCAGCGCCTCCTTGGCCGCGAACCGCGCGGCCAGCGAGGCGATGCCCCGGCGCTCGCCGCTGGGCAGCATCAGCTCCTCCTCGATGAACAGCCGCCGTGCCAGCTCCGGCGTGCGCTCCAGCGCCGCGCCGAAGCGTTCGATCTCGGCGACATCGATCCCGACCCCGATGATCACTCCACCGTCACCGACTTGGCGAGGTTGCGCGGCTGGTCGACCTCGTTGCCGCGGGCGGTGGCCAGCTCGCAGGCGAACACCTGCAGCGGGACCGTGGACACCAGCGGCTGCAGCAGCACCGGCGTCCGCGGGATCCGCACCAGGTGATCGGCGTAGGGCACCACCGTCTCGTCACCCTCCTCCGCGATCACGATCGTCCGCGCCCCCCGCGCCCGGATCTCCTGGATGTTGGACACGATCTTGTCGTG is a window of Streptomyces caniferus DNA encoding:
- a CDS encoding alpha/beta fold hydrolase, producing the protein MTEGQEAAAQAVETAAEVAGNWARAGRHAGVAGAAIGVVAAGAAAGVAIERMTVGRGMRRRARLALDAAGPYGTLRGTPGAAIAEDGTELYYEVDEPGPPEKADGAAKSAVNGKHGKHGKNDRSAKPVRGKEARAAQEAQGGLRKRLTAALGRRSAAPTVVFSHGYCLSQDSWHFQRSALRGTVRTVHWDQRSHGRSSRGHGQIDGTEPVTIDLLGRDLKTVLDAAVPEGPIVLVGHSMGGMTVMALADQFPEYVAERVVGVALIGTSAGRLSEVGFGLPSMGVKAFHWLAPGVLKALGWQREIVERGRRATADLFAGLIKRYSFGTPENVDPGIARFGERLIEATPIDVVAEFFPAFAVHDKTEALVAYDAVPALVLAGESDLITPADHSRTIAEVLPHADLVCVPGAGHLVMLERPELVNEHLVSLVERASVAARSSRHARA
- the alr gene encoding alanine racemase, with product MNETVKRARAAIDVAAVRSNVRALRARAPRAELMAVVKSDGYGHGAVRCARAAREAGAGWLGTALPEEAFALREAGDTGRLMCWLWTPGGPWQRAVEEDIDVSVSGMWALHEVVAAARACGRTARVQLKADTGLGRNGCPPADWPELTAAARAAEAEGTLTVTGVWSHFACADEPGHPSIAAQLDVFHDVLKTAETAGLRPEVRHIANTPALLTLPEAHFDLVRTGIGIYGISPSPELGTSQELGLRPAMTLEASLASVKRVPGGHGVSYGHQYTTPGETTLALVPLGYADGIPRHASGVGPVLVAGRLRTVAGRIAMDQFVVDLDGDSAEPGDPAVLFGPGDRGEPTAEDWARVAGTIGYEIVTRIGSRVPRVYVDSGTGSEAEGDSALTGGTA
- a CDS encoding L,D-transpeptidase gives rise to the protein MKRTLPALLVCASLLVVAGPPAVAAAPSPVSRAVPEPVSYPDADLVPGLSRALRAAEQETPGRAPARGQQRHTEYVPRSEAVRHSPGPVACSRSTGPYQRQAERYLGREVDGRQSTGDCRAIRRFQQAHRIAPASGFAGPVTGAMVRLMRAKKDPNRAGHCPDRPERTVCADLTRQLLWVQQDGRVIFDPVVMRSGAPTMETRTGTYRIYLRHRHHISNLYHTSMPFAQFFDRGEALHAVYDDIYQGPGSHGCINLTWGDAQKLWELLKKQDVVYVWGRKPSV
- a CDS encoding NAD(P)H-hydrate dehydratase, which codes for MRTAYSVETVRAAERELMARLPEGALMQRAAAGLAVACADLLGRVYGSRVVLLVGSGDNGGDALYAGARLARRGAGVAAVLLSPERAHQGGLAALRAAGGRVSADPRADLARAHLVVDGIVGIGGRGGLRPEAAQLARTARESAPVLAVDLPSGVDADSGEVNGDAVRADATVTFGAYKPGLLIDPARDRAGALRLVDIGLPLPQEADAEALQHADVADLLPRPAPESDKYRRGVVGVVAGSARYPGAAVLAVAGALRGGAGAVRYVGPAAEAVLAHFPETLVHAGPPDKAGRVQSWVIGPGLGEESDALEDVLAAEVPVLVDADGLRFLTPERVRRRTAETLLTPHAGEAAALLGRGREEVEAARLACVRELAARYGATVLLKGSTTLVAAADGPVRVNPTGTGWLATAGSGDVLSGVTGSLLAAGLTARDAGSVGAYLHGLAARRAAGPAGAPILASEVAGHLAAAWRDVTD
- a CDS encoding holo-ACP synthase, yielding MIIGVGIDVAEIERFGAALERTPELARRLFIEEELMLPSGERRGIASLAARFAAKEALAKALGAPSGLHWTDAEVYVEDSGQPRLRVRGTVEARAKELGVRTWHVSLSHDAGVASAVVIAEA